A single region of the Streptomyces sp. NBC_00236 genome encodes:
- the era gene encoding GTPase Era, which translates to MGAMSARPNPEAAAQQAENTAPHRAGFACFVGRPNAGKSTLTNALVGQKVAITSNRPQTTRHTVRGIVHRPDAQLILVDTPGLHKPRTLLGERLNDVVRTTWAEVDVIGFCLPADQKLGPGDKYIVKELAGIKKTPKIAIITKSDLVESKQLAEQLLAVSRLGEELGFEWAEIIPVSAVKDDQVGLLADLIAPLLPESPPLYPEGDLTDEPEMVMVAELIREAALEGVRDELPHSIAVVVEEMLPREDRPADKPLLDIHANVYIERPSQKGIIIGPKGKRLKEVGTKSRKHIEALLGTPVFLDLHVKVAKDWQRDPKQLRKLGF; encoded by the coding sequence ATGGGCGCCATGAGCGCTCGACCTAACCCAGAAGCTGCTGCGCAGCAGGCTGAGAACACCGCCCCCCACCGGGCCGGTTTCGCCTGCTTCGTGGGCCGTCCCAACGCGGGCAAGTCCACCCTTACGAACGCTCTGGTCGGCCAGAAGGTGGCGATCACGTCCAACCGGCCCCAGACGACCCGGCACACCGTGCGCGGCATCGTGCACCGGCCGGACGCACAGCTGATCCTGGTCGACACCCCCGGCCTCCACAAGCCGCGCACCCTGCTGGGCGAGCGTCTCAACGACGTCGTACGCACCACCTGGGCCGAGGTCGACGTCATCGGCTTCTGCCTGCCCGCCGACCAGAAGCTCGGCCCCGGCGACAAGTACATCGTCAAGGAACTCGCGGGCATCAAGAAGACGCCCAAGATCGCGATCATCACCAAGTCCGACCTGGTCGAGTCCAAGCAGCTCGCCGAACAGCTGCTGGCCGTCTCCCGCCTCGGCGAGGAGCTCGGTTTCGAGTGGGCGGAGATCATCCCGGTCTCGGCGGTCAAGGACGACCAGGTCGGCCTGCTGGCCGACCTGATCGCCCCGCTGCTCCCGGAGAGCCCGCCGCTCTACCCGGAGGGCGACCTCACCGACGAGCCCGAGATGGTCATGGTCGCGGAGCTGATCCGGGAGGCCGCGCTCGAAGGCGTACGGGACGAGCTGCCGCACTCCATCGCGGTCGTCGTCGAGGAGATGCTGCCGCGCGAGGACCGTCCGGCGGACAAGCCGCTGCTCGACATCCACGCCAACGTCTACATCGAACGGCCCAGCCAGAAGGGCATCATCATCGGCCCGAAGGGCAAGCGGCTGAAGGAAGTCGGCACGAAATCGCGCAAGCACATCGAGGCCCTGCTGGGCACCCCGGTCTTCCTCGACCTGCATGTGAAGGTTGCCAAGGACTGGCAGCGCGACCCGAAGCAGCTGCGCAAGCTGGGGTTCTGA
- a CDS encoding WxL protein peptidoglycan domain-containing protein — translation MRKLSVLLSTLLAGVLLPLGAPTAGAADNGSWSVFPATADAGTRPYFYLSADPGATLKDRVTVTNKTGEPLTFRLYAADAYNTARDGGFAVRAQNEKQRSVGAWAKADRDRVTVKPHGSVTVPVTIKVPEGAEPGDHPGALVALDERIDPADEGAVAVGIQKAVGARIYLRVNGPTMPALSVEDVEVEHTAPLVPGTGKSRAVISYTLHNRGNVTLSPKVALKAEGLFGRTLLARDLKRIPSELLPRQEVRLTEEWAGAPQVEWGEIKLTASARDTRESASVSYFALPWLVAGVLLTALAGGAALWIRSRRNRRRPA, via the coding sequence GTGCGCAAACTCTCCGTACTCCTGTCGACCCTGCTGGCCGGAGTCCTCCTCCCGCTCGGCGCGCCCACGGCCGGCGCCGCCGACAACGGCAGCTGGTCGGTCTTCCCCGCCACCGCCGACGCGGGCACGCGGCCGTACTTCTACCTCTCCGCCGACCCCGGCGCCACCCTGAAGGACAGGGTCACCGTCACCAACAAGACCGGTGAACCGCTGACCTTCCGGCTGTACGCCGCCGACGCGTACAACACCGCACGCGACGGCGGATTCGCTGTCCGGGCACAGAACGAGAAGCAGCGCTCCGTCGGGGCCTGGGCGAAGGCCGACCGCGACCGGGTCACCGTGAAACCGCACGGTTCGGTCACCGTGCCCGTCACCATCAAGGTGCCCGAGGGCGCCGAACCGGGCGACCACCCCGGCGCGCTCGTCGCCCTCGACGAGCGCATCGACCCCGCCGACGAGGGCGCCGTCGCCGTAGGCATCCAGAAGGCCGTCGGCGCCCGGATCTACCTCCGGGTCAACGGCCCGACGATGCCCGCGCTCTCCGTCGAGGACGTCGAGGTCGAGCACACGGCGCCTCTGGTCCCGGGCACGGGCAAGTCCCGGGCCGTCATCTCGTACACGCTCCACAACCGGGGCAACGTCACCCTCAGCCCCAAGGTCGCCCTCAAGGCCGAGGGTCTCTTCGGCCGCACCCTGCTGGCCCGCGACCTCAAGCGCATCCCCTCCGAGCTGCTGCCCCGCCAGGAGGTCCGGCTCACCGAGGAATGGGCGGGCGCGCCGCAGGTGGAGTGGGGCGAGATCAAGCTGACGGCGAGCGCCCGCGACACGCGTGAGTCCGCGTCCGTGTCGTACTTCGCCCTGCCCTGGCTGGTCGCCGGAGTGCTGCTGACGGCGCTCGCCGGGGGTGCGGCGCTGTGGATCCGGTCACGCCGGAACCGCCGCCGCCCGGCCTGA
- a CDS encoding hemolysin family protein — translation MSLPLVFGVVLLVVVGWLAACAEAGIARTSSFRAAEAVRSGRRGSDKLEQVAADPTRYLNVALLVRVACEMAAGVLVTYACLKEFPETWEALAVAMGVMVLVSYVAIGVSPRTIGRQHPLNTATAAAYVLLPLARIMGPIPQLLILIGNALTPGKGFRKGPFASEAELRAMVDLAEQESLIEDEERRMVHSVFELGDTLVREVMVPRTDLVCIERYKTIRQALTLALRSGFSRIPVTGENEDDIVGIVYLKDLVRKTHINRDSEADLVSTAMRPAAFVPDTKNAGDLLREMQQDRSHVAVVIDEYGGTAGIVTIEDILEEIVGEITDEYDRELPPVEPLVDGCFRVTARLDIGDLGELFGLDEFDDEDVETVGGLLAKALGRVPIAGASSEVELPDGRRLRLTAESPAGRRNKIVTVLVEPVAPEEEATV, via the coding sequence GTGAGCCTGCCTCTCGTCTTCGGGGTCGTCCTGCTGGTCGTCGTCGGCTGGCTGGCGGCCTGCGCCGAGGCCGGGATCGCGCGTACGTCGAGCTTCCGGGCGGCCGAGGCGGTCCGCTCGGGGCGGCGCGGCAGCGACAAGCTGGAACAGGTCGCGGCCGATCCGACGCGCTATCTCAACGTCGCCCTGCTGGTGCGGGTCGCCTGCGAGATGGCGGCCGGGGTGCTCGTCACGTACGCCTGCCTCAAGGAGTTCCCCGAGACCTGGGAGGCACTGGCCGTCGCCATGGGTGTGATGGTCCTCGTCTCCTACGTCGCCATCGGTGTCTCGCCCCGCACCATCGGCCGCCAGCACCCGCTGAACACGGCCACGGCGGCGGCGTACGTGCTGCTGCCGCTGGCCAGGATCATGGGGCCGATCCCGCAGCTGCTGATCCTCATCGGCAACGCGCTGACACCCGGCAAGGGGTTCCGCAAGGGACCGTTCGCCAGCGAGGCCGAACTGCGGGCGATGGTCGACCTCGCCGAACAGGAGTCGTTGATCGAGGACGAGGAGCGCCGCATGGTGCACTCCGTCTTCGAGCTCGGCGACACGCTCGTGCGCGAGGTGATGGTGCCGCGGACCGACCTGGTCTGCATCGAGCGCTACAAGACGATCCGGCAGGCGCTGACCCTGGCGCTGCGTTCCGGTTTCTCGCGGATCCCCGTCACCGGGGAGAACGAGGACGACATCGTCGGGATCGTCTACCTCAAGGACCTGGTCCGCAAGACGCACATCAACCGGGACTCGGAGGCCGATCTGGTCTCCACGGCGATGCGCCCGGCGGCGTTCGTGCCCGACACGAAGAACGCCGGTGACCTGCTGAGGGAGATGCAGCAGGACCGCAGCCACGTCGCCGTCGTCATCGACGAGTACGGCGGCACGGCGGGCATCGTCACCATCGAGGACATCCTGGAGGAGATCGTCGGCGAGATCACCGACGAGTACGACCGGGAGCTCCCGCCGGTCGAGCCACTGGTCGACGGCTGCTTCCGGGTGACCGCCCGGCTGGACATCGGCGACCTCGGCGAGCTGTTCGGCCTCGACGAGTTCGACGACGAGGACGTGGAGACCGTCGGCGGGCTGCTCGCGAAGGCCCTGGGGCGGGTACCGATCGCGGGCGCCTCGTCCGAGGTCGAGCTCCCGGACGGGCGCCGGCTGCGGCTGACCGCGGAGTCCCCCGCGGGCCGGCGGAACAAGATCGTCACGGTGCTGGTGGAGCCGGTGGCTCCCGAGGAGGAGGCGACGGTATGA
- the ybeY gene encoding rRNA maturation RNase YbeY, producing the protein MSIDVNNESGTEVDEQAILDIARYALARMRIHPLSELSVIVVDTAAMEQLHIQWMDLPGPTDVMSFPMDELRPPAKDDEEPPQGLLGDIVLCPEVAKKQGEDAETQHSMDEELQLLTVHGVLHLLGYDHEEPDEKAEMFGLQAAIVDGWRGEHGLTGPSPAPTVS; encoded by the coding sequence ATGTCGATCGACGTCAACAACGAGTCCGGAACCGAGGTCGACGAGCAGGCGATCCTCGATATCGCCCGCTACGCACTCGCGCGGATGAGGATCCACCCGCTCTCCGAACTCTCGGTGATCGTGGTGGACACCGCCGCCATGGAACAGCTCCACATCCAGTGGATGGACCTGCCGGGCCCGACGGACGTCATGTCCTTCCCGATGGACGAACTGCGTCCGCCGGCCAAGGACGACGAGGAGCCCCCGCAGGGGCTCCTCGGTGACATCGTGCTCTGCCCCGAGGTCGCCAAGAAGCAGGGCGAGGACGCCGAGACGCAGCACTCCATGGACGAGGAGCTCCAGCTCCTCACCGTCCACGGGGTGCTGCACCTGCTCGGTTACGACCACGAGGAGCCCGACGAGAAGGCCGAGATGTTCGGTCTCCAGGCGGCGATCGTGGACGGCTGGCGCGGCGAGCACGGGCTCACCGGTCCGTCCCCCGCACCCACCGTCTCGTGA
- a CDS encoding MFS transporter — MAIESPSPAAVTAPVPAPPAPDRLSGRARLVLLVLCAAQFMVSLDFSVLNVALPVLGDDLGLSRSGLQWAITAFALPSGGFLLLFGRIADLYGRRRLFLTGLVVFGAASLLATLAWNPAVFLTGRALQGLGAAAIVPTGMSLLTTTFPEGPLRDRALGISGTLLSLGFTVGMVAGGTLTDTLGWRSTMGLLTLAAVAVLAAAPALLTESRTPDRPRLDVPGAVTVTGGLLALIYALSTAAEHGFRRVDVQASLATGAVLLAAFVVVESRASAPLVSLPMLRRRTVAFGNLGGLLTFSMMSTIVFVLTLYLQEVLDLSAFGTGLVFGVQGVASVVAGVYAPKVIGRFGARRTLAVSLLGQGLFIAALLGLGTGSGVWLATVAVSLASMCHLGAIIAYGLTVTSGVPNAEQGLATGLVTTTQQVGLTIGIPLLGVLATTQDSLFDGVRTVVAVAAGLLVVAAGMVGAGLRRA; from the coding sequence ATGGCGATCGAATCCCCCTCCCCCGCGGCTGTCACCGCTCCCGTCCCCGCACCTCCCGCCCCGGACCGGCTCTCCGGCCGGGCCCGGCTGGTGCTCCTCGTCCTGTGCGCCGCGCAGTTCATGGTGTCGCTCGACTTCTCCGTACTGAACGTGGCGCTGCCCGTCCTCGGCGACGACCTCGGCCTGAGCCGGTCAGGCCTCCAGTGGGCGATCACCGCGTTCGCCCTGCCGTCCGGCGGCTTCCTGCTGCTCTTCGGCCGGATCGCGGACCTCTACGGCCGCCGCCGGCTGTTCCTCACCGGACTCGTGGTCTTCGGCGCGGCCTCGCTGCTCGCCACGCTCGCCTGGAACCCCGCCGTCTTCCTCACCGGGCGGGCGCTCCAGGGGCTCGGCGCCGCGGCCATCGTGCCGACCGGGATGTCCCTGCTCACCACCACGTTCCCGGAAGGGCCGCTTCGGGACCGGGCACTGGGCATCAGCGGCACCCTGCTCTCCCTCGGCTTCACCGTCGGCATGGTGGCCGGCGGCACCCTTACCGACACCCTCGGCTGGCGCTCCACGATGGGGCTGCTGACCCTGGCCGCGGTGGCCGTCCTCGCGGCGGCGCCCGCGCTGCTCACCGAGTCCCGTACGCCCGACCGGCCACGACTGGACGTGCCCGGCGCCGTGACCGTCACCGGTGGGCTGCTGGCTCTGATCTACGCCCTGTCCACCGCCGCCGAACACGGCTTCCGCCGGGTGGACGTACAGGCCTCGCTGGCCACCGGGGCCGTCCTGCTCGCCGCCTTCGTGGTCGTCGAGTCGCGTGCGTCCGCCCCGCTGGTCTCGCTGCCGATGCTCCGCCGGCGCACGGTCGCCTTCGGCAATCTGGGCGGCCTGCTCACCTTCTCGATGATGAGCACCATCGTCTTCGTCCTGACCCTGTACCTGCAGGAAGTCCTGGACCTGTCGGCCTTCGGGACCGGGCTGGTCTTCGGCGTACAGGGTGTCGCCTCGGTGGTGGCGGGTGTGTACGCGCCGAAGGTCATCGGCCGGTTCGGTGCCCGGCGCACCCTGGCCGTCTCCCTGCTGGGCCAGGGGCTGTTCATCGCGGCCCTGCTGGGACTCGGTACGGGTTCGGGCGTCTGGTTGGCCACGGTCGCGGTCTCGCTCGCCAGCATGTGCCACCTCGGCGCGATCATCGCGTACGGCCTGACCGTCACGTCGGGGGTGCCGAACGCGGAGCAGGGGCTGGCGACGGGTCTGGTCACCACGACCCAGCAGGTCGGGCTCACGATCGGGATCCCGCTGCTGGGCGTGCTGGCGACGACCCAGGACTCCCTGTTCGACGGCGTGCGGACCGTGGTCGCGGTGGCCGCGGGGCTGCTGGTCGTCGCCGCCGGCATGGTGGGCGCGGGGCTGCGGCGGGCCTGA
- a CDS encoding cytidine deaminase, with amino-acid sequence MTDSTDLGAEDRKIVTLARSARARNGVPEGAAVRDETGRTYVAGTVELESLRLSALRTAVAMAVASGATSLEAAAVVSESQTPSDEDRAAVRDLGGADTPVLLAGPDGVLRLTVTAG; translated from the coding sequence ATGACCGATAGCACCGACCTCGGCGCCGAGGACCGCAAGATCGTCACGCTGGCGCGCAGCGCCCGCGCCCGCAACGGTGTGCCGGAGGGCGCGGCCGTGCGGGACGAGACCGGACGTACGTATGTGGCGGGCACGGTGGAGCTGGAGTCGCTGCGCCTCAGCGCGCTCCGGACGGCCGTCGCGATGGCCGTGGCCAGCGGGGCCACGTCCCTGGAGGCGGCCGCGGTCGTCTCCGAGTCGCAGACCCCGTCCGACGAGGACCGGGCCGCGGTACGGGACCTGGGCGGGGCCGACACGCCCGTGCTGCTCGCCGGGCCCGACGGGGTGCTGCGGCTCACCGTGACGGCGGGCTGA
- a CDS encoding winged helix-turn-helix transcriptional regulator has product MLQPVPVEKLPVSRGRSGCPINMTVELLGDRWSLIVLRDIMFGGLTHFRELLNASMEGIASNILANRLAKLVEAGLLTRDDDPSHRQKVAYHLTEAAVQLVPVMAQLGAWGARWLDTAPELTVRAELLAAGGPPMWERFMAELRATHLTGAPARTDGVLAELTAAYEAAAARETRTP; this is encoded by the coding sequence ATGTTGCAACCAGTTCCCGTCGAGAAGCTGCCCGTGTCGCGGGGCCGGTCCGGCTGCCCGATCAACATGACGGTCGAGCTCCTCGGGGACCGCTGGAGCCTCATCGTGCTCCGCGACATCATGTTCGGCGGCCTCACCCACTTCCGGGAGCTGCTCAACGCCTCCATGGAAGGCATCGCGTCGAACATCCTGGCCAACCGGCTGGCGAAACTCGTCGAGGCGGGGCTGCTCACCCGTGACGACGACCCGAGCCACCGCCAGAAGGTCGCGTACCACCTCACCGAGGCGGCCGTGCAGCTCGTCCCGGTGATGGCCCAGCTCGGCGCCTGGGGTGCCCGCTGGCTGGACACGGCGCCGGAGCTCACGGTGCGGGCCGAACTGCTGGCCGCCGGAGGCCCTCCGATGTGGGAGCGGTTCATGGCCGAGCTCCGGGCGACCCACCTGACCGGGGCGCCTGCCCGCACGGACGGCGTACTGGCGGAACTGACGGCCGCCTACGAGGCAGCGGCCGCCCGGGAGACCCGTACCCCGTAG
- a CDS encoding dihydrofolate reductase family protein, which yields MKQLVRVQNFCVSRDGYGAGEGQTLDRPFGSADPGALISWAGATAHWPNRTDPGGSLGLDDYFTRDFSNNIGAEIMGRNKFGPQRGPWENLDWEGWWGEEPPFHTPVFVLTHHERPSLTKGETTFHFLDASPKEALDRAFEAAEGKDVRIGGGVATVREFLAADLIDSLHVAVAPLDIGAGERLWESPEELTDRFHLEKVPSPSSDVVHHLFWRK from the coding sequence ATGAAACAGCTGGTCCGCGTCCAGAACTTCTGTGTCTCCCGCGACGGCTACGGCGCCGGGGAGGGCCAGACCCTCGACCGCCCGTTCGGCAGCGCCGATCCCGGCGCGCTCATCTCCTGGGCCGGCGCCACCGCCCACTGGCCCAACCGGACCGACCCCGGGGGCAGCCTCGGCCTGGACGACTACTTCACCCGCGACTTCTCCAACAACATCGGCGCCGAGATCATGGGCCGCAACAAGTTCGGCCCGCAGCGCGGCCCGTGGGAGAACCTCGACTGGGAGGGCTGGTGGGGCGAGGAGCCCCCCTTCCACACCCCGGTGTTCGTCCTCACCCACCACGAACGGCCCTCGCTCACCAAGGGCGAGACCACGTTCCACTTCCTCGACGCCTCCCCGAAGGAGGCACTCGACCGCGCCTTCGAGGCCGCCGAGGGCAAGGACGTACGCATCGGCGGCGGTGTCGCCACGGTCCGGGAGTTCCTCGCCGCCGACCTCATCGACTCGCTGCACGTCGCCGTCGCACCGCTCGACATCGGCGCCGGCGAACGGCTGTGGGAGAGCCCCGAGGAGCTGACCGACCGCTTCCACCTGGAGAAGGTCCCGAGCCCGAGCAGCGACGTGGTGCACCACCTGTTCTGGCGGAAGTGA
- a CDS encoding beta-xylosidase encodes MRQAIRRSDSRRSRRPGRPDRGRRWAAALGVGALVVTGGGLLAGPAQASATASVAVDFPTHCIPPAIAGIPPIDGTTSAEITVDNAAPKVGDTVTVTYTVIKPAASNPVDLALPADIMTPTGKVTVGGAQSADVTVAGPKKNEPVPGKGDFPSFSMTGTFTVTAPGEITLSPGDYNIHTSYIMELDTPCTVTDPPAPVSQTIIATDGGGQVNERAIQLGTASGAAGDQVTVTGSKFTAGASVTLAGRAGDAQTGDTATATADGSGGFTGQLTVTDPATTGIVAFEGASWDPAKGAGPQAYTVTTGGGEIPDGSQKLTSTVKPGTLTMTQAGDSVALSAVEFGQGGASTGALQTVTVQDFRGGPAGWSLTGKVTDFTGPGGATIGASALGWSPACATKSGSPSTCAAGSEGTVGSAGATLASTPDGAFTGGEFTVDAQLSLDVPAFTAAGAYTGVLTLTLT; translated from the coding sequence ATGCGCCAAGCCATTCGAAGATCCGACAGCCGAAGATCCCGCCGCCCGGGCCGACCGGACCGCGGCCGCCGCTGGGCCGCCGCGCTCGGTGTCGGCGCGCTCGTCGTCACCGGGGGAGGGCTGCTCGCCGGACCCGCACAGGCCAGTGCGACGGCATCGGTCGCGGTGGACTTCCCGACCCACTGCATCCCGCCCGCCATCGCCGGCATCCCGCCGATCGACGGAACGACGTCGGCCGAGATCACCGTCGACAACGCCGCGCCGAAGGTCGGCGACACGGTCACGGTGACCTACACCGTCATCAAACCGGCCGCGAGCAACCCGGTCGACCTGGCGCTGCCCGCCGACATCATGACGCCGACCGGCAAGGTCACCGTCGGCGGAGCGCAGTCCGCCGACGTCACGGTGGCGGGCCCGAAGAAGAACGAACCGGTGCCCGGCAAGGGCGACTTCCCGTCGTTCTCCATGACCGGCACCTTCACCGTCACCGCGCCCGGTGAGATCACCCTCTCGCCCGGCGACTACAACATCCACACCAGCTACATCATGGAGCTGGACACGCCCTGCACGGTCACCGATCCGCCCGCCCCCGTCTCCCAGACGATCATCGCCACGGACGGCGGCGGCCAGGTCAACGAACGGGCCATCCAGCTCGGAACGGCCTCCGGCGCGGCGGGCGACCAGGTCACCGTGACCGGGTCGAAGTTCACCGCGGGCGCGTCCGTCACGCTCGCCGGCCGGGCCGGGGACGCCCAGACCGGTGACACCGCGACGGCCACGGCGGACGGCTCGGGCGGCTTCACCGGGCAGCTCACCGTCACGGATCCGGCCACCACCGGCATCGTCGCGTTCGAAGGAGCGAGCTGGGATCCGGCCAAGGGTGCGGGCCCCCAGGCCTACACCGTCACCACAGGCGGCGGCGAGATCCCGGACGGCAGCCAGAAGCTGACGTCCACCGTCAAGCCGGGAACGCTCACCATGACCCAGGCCGGGGACTCCGTCGCCCTGTCGGCGGTCGAGTTCGGGCAGGGCGGCGCCTCCACCGGCGCCCTGCAGACCGTGACGGTCCAGGACTTCCGCGGCGGACCCGCGGGCTGGTCCCTGACCGGCAAGGTCACCGACTTCACGGGTCCGGGAGGGGCGACGATCGGCGCCTCCGCGCTCGGCTGGAGCCCGGCCTGTGCGACGAAGTCCGGCAGCCCGAGCACCTGCGCGGCCGGGTCCGAGGGAACCGTCGGCAGCGCGGGGGCCACCCTGGCGTCCACGCCGGACGGCGCGTTCACCGGAGGCGAGTTCACCGTCGACGCCCAGCTGTCGCTGGACGTACCGGCGTTCACCGCCGCCGGCGCGTACACCGGGGTCCTCACGCTCACCCTCACGTGA
- a CDS encoding MmcQ/YjbR family DNA-binding protein has product MTPERLRAFCLGFNASVEEFPFGPETSVFKVLGKMFALTALDGQPLTVNLKCDPDDAVRLREEYEAVAPGWHMNKRHWNTVTVAGLPDAKLRELIEDSYDLVVAKLPRAERLRLDRA; this is encoded by the coding sequence ATGACACCGGAGCGGCTCAGGGCGTTCTGTCTGGGGTTCAACGCGAGCGTGGAGGAGTTCCCGTTCGGGCCGGAGACGTCCGTCTTCAAGGTGCTCGGCAAGATGTTCGCGCTGACCGCGCTGGACGGGCAGCCGCTGACGGTGAACCTCAAGTGCGACCCCGACGACGCGGTGCGGCTCCGGGAGGAGTACGAGGCCGTGGCGCCGGGGTGGCACATGAACAAGCGGCACTGGAACACCGTGACGGTCGCCGGTCTGCCGGACGCGAAGCTGCGTGAGCTGATCGAGGACAGCTACGACCTCGTGGTGGCGAAGCTGCCGCGGGCGGAGCGGCTGCGGCTCGACCGGGCGTAG
- a CDS encoding helix-turn-helix transcriptional regulator codes for MGTPARTAADAGKTHRLGELREFLMSRRARVSPAEAGLPDGGARRRTPGLRREEVAVLAGVGVSWYQWLEQGRDITVSPQVLDSVARVLRLSSAERRHLYVLAGLNPPAPEVDPAHTDMCAGLQRLLDGWMPFPAYIMDAYWNVIVYNDAASMVMGLRPGRPQNCVIAFFTDPVHRGGDKEWWETAARVVAQFRAACAECPDDEGFRAIVAEAAERSPEFAELWARRDVAPGGQMRKELSHPAVGTLVMEATQLRIPARPDLVVVMHNPWPDTGTEEKLRWLASPEGRRGSMHQVRA; via the coding sequence GTGGGCACACCGGCCCGGACCGCGGCGGACGCCGGCAAGACGCACCGCCTCGGCGAGCTGCGGGAGTTCCTGATGAGCAGGCGGGCGAGGGTCAGCCCGGCCGAGGCGGGGCTCCCGGACGGCGGGGCCCGGCGGCGCACCCCGGGGCTGCGGCGCGAGGAGGTCGCCGTCCTCGCGGGAGTGGGCGTCTCCTGGTACCAGTGGCTGGAGCAGGGCCGCGACATCACCGTGTCGCCCCAGGTGCTGGACTCCGTGGCCCGGGTCCTGCGGCTCAGCAGCGCCGAACGCCGGCACCTCTACGTACTGGCGGGGCTCAACCCGCCCGCACCCGAGGTCGATCCGGCCCATACGGACATGTGCGCGGGGCTGCAGCGGCTGCTCGACGGCTGGATGCCGTTCCCGGCGTACATCATGGACGCGTACTGGAACGTCATCGTCTACAACGACGCGGCCTCGATGGTGATGGGGCTGCGGCCGGGCCGGCCGCAGAACTGTGTGATCGCCTTCTTCACCGACCCCGTCCACCGGGGCGGGGACAAGGAGTGGTGGGAGACCGCCGCCCGGGTCGTCGCCCAGTTCCGGGCCGCGTGCGCCGAGTGCCCCGACGACGAGGGCTTCCGGGCGATTGTGGCCGAAGCGGCCGAGCGCAGCCCCGAGTTCGCCGAGCTGTGGGCGCGGCGGGACGTCGCGCCGGGCGGGCAGATGCGCAAGGAGCTGTCGCACCCCGCGGTGGGCACGCTGGTCATGGAGGCGACCCAGTTGCGCATTCCGGCCCGCCCGGATCTGGTGGTCGTGATGCACAACCCGTGGCCGGACACCGGCACGGAGGAGAAGCTGCGGTGGCTGGCCTCGCCGGAGGGCCGGCGTGGCTCGATGCACCAGGTACGGGCGTGA
- a CDS encoding protealysin inhibitor emfourin, giving the protein MRIQVSRTGGFAGIARRREIDTSGRADAHEWEALAASALTGGREDPATGVPDGFSYRITVDGHTVHCADPRLTDAQRALVSRVLKEGA; this is encoded by the coding sequence ATGCGGATCCAGGTGAGCAGGACCGGCGGCTTCGCCGGGATCGCGCGCCGTCGCGAGATCGACACCTCGGGACGGGCCGACGCCCACGAGTGGGAGGCCCTGGCCGCATCGGCGCTCACCGGCGGCCGGGAGGACCCTGCGACGGGCGTCCCGGACGGCTTCAGCTACCGGATCACGGTCGACGGCCACACGGTGCACTGCGCGGACCCGCGGCTGACCGACGCCCAGCGCGCCCTGGTCTCACGCGTCCTGAAGGAGGGCGCGTGA